The DNA region TACGCGTCGTGATCGACAACCCCGCGAGCAGTCCGCCCAAGGCGAGCGATCCCGTGTCACCCATGAAAATCTTCGCAGGCGCCGCGTTCCACCACAGGAAGCCCACGCATGCCGCTGCCGTTGCGGCGCAGATGAGTGCCAGGTCCAGCGGGTCGCGCACCGTGTAGCAGCCCGCGCCGGGGCGAGTGGTGCAGGCGTTGAGATACTGCCAGAACGTGATCAACACGTACGCGCCCAAGGTCAGTGCCATTGATCCTGCAGCGAGACCGTCTAGCCCATCGGTGATGTTCACGGCGTTCGACCAGGCGGCCACCAGGAAACAGGCCCACAGCACGAACAACACAGGGACCAGTGACAACCAGCTCAGATCGCGAATGATCGAGATGTGGCGACTGGCCGGGGTCAGCCCGGTGCTGTCTGGGAATCGCAAGGCGAGGATGCCGAAAACGATTGCGGCCCCGAACTGGCCGATGTACTTGCCCTTCGCGGTGAGCCCGAGGTTGCGTTGCTTGTACAGCTTGATGAAGTCGTCCAGGAAGCCGACCAGACCCATGGCCGTGGCCAAACCGAGAACCAACAGCCCTGATGCCGTCACGCCTGGCGCGTCGTAGCGCAAGCCGATCAGGTGCGACCCGAGGTAGCCGGCCCACATCCCGGCGATGATGGCGATGCCGCCCATAGTGGGTGTGCCACGTTTCGCCTGGTGGCTGGCGGGGCCTTCCGCGCGGATCTCCTGGCCCATTTTCGCCCGGTTGAACAAGCGAACCAGCAACGGTGTCAAGGTGATCGACACAGTCAAGGCAATCGCTACCGCAAACAGGATCTGTCTCATCCGCCCCCGATCCGCCACCGAGCCATGTGGCTCAGCAAAATCTGACATGGCACAAACGCCATGAATATTAGCGAGGCATACGAGGTTGGTGCGCGGGCCGCTCAGCGGCAGGTGCGTTGTAATCGGCGGTAGCGGACGTTCTGCACGACAGCCGCCCGAGGCGTAGATCGCAGTGTGCATGCGCACCACATTGACCCAGCCGCAGGAGGCACCCGACCATACGTTCGGCGAGGTCGGTTCGTGTGAACCCCAGAGCACGGCTGCCGGACTGGGGAGGCGACTGTCAGCAGTGCTACCCCGTTGTCGTAGCAGCATCCACGACCGTCTCTGCCCCGCCGATCTCGGTCGAACGCAACATGATCGGGCGAGCGTGCGCGTTGTCTCGTAAACACGCATCCACTTTCGGTTCCCGGCCGTCTCGGAGTAGAGGTGAGACGACCGGGAACCGACCGAGTCAGCGGTCTGGCCCCATTTCCGGGGAAGGGAGTTAGTCCCACTCCCAGGAGTTCCGGGCCGGCTACTGTGCAGCCGCGACTCAGGGGAGAGTGCGGCAGTAGAGCGCCTGCGGCCGGTTGCCGCGGTTGTTGTTGCCGGAGAACGCGATTCCGGCGACGTACTCGTTGGCGTTGCACTGGCCCTTGTAGTAGCTGTTGGCCCAGTCGCCGCCCTCGCCGGAGGCGGGGCGGTTGTCGCCCTTGTCGAACCAGAGGGTGCGGCCGGCGCCTGCCAGGGGGACTCGGCCGGGGGCGCAGAGGATTCCTGACATGGCGTCGCCGCGGAGGCTGTAGCCGATCATGAATTGGCCTTCGGTGCACTGGTACTTGGTGAAGCCGCCGGCCCAGTCGGTGCTGACCTTTTCGGAGCTGACTTTGACCGCGCTGGTGCCCGGCTGCCACAGATCGCCCAGGGTGGCGTCACCGCAGAGTCCGCCCTGGCCGCGGTCGGAGACACCGAACAGGCGCTGGCCGTCGGGGCACACCATCTTGTGGGCGCCGCCGTCCCAGTCCGCGGCGGCGCGGATCGAGCGGTTGTCGTCCTCGTGGATGCCCTGGAGCATGGACCAGGTGCGGGACGGGGAGACCTTGCCGGTGAAGCCGTTCGCGGCCATCAGGCGACTGAAATGGGTGCCGCGCCAGTCGTCGGCGTCGGTGATTTTGCGCAGGCCGCCGGTGGTGTCGTAGCGCAGCAGACCCCAGGAGTTGCCCTTGTCGTTCTGCTGGTAGCCGATGATCGGCCAGTAGGCGAAGTCGAGGTCGCGCTCGATGAGGTAGTCGACCATGTTCTTGAACCAGGTCTTGTCCAGGTCGCCGGCATCGCTTTTGCCGACACCGAATTCGCTGACCCAGACCGGGGCGGTGAAGTGCTTGTCGGCGGTGGTGGCGACGTAGCCGGCGCGGTCGTCCATCGACTTGAACAGATCGGTGCGCGACATGTCGCGGAAGCGCGGGTCGTGGGTCTCACCGCCGCCGATGCCGGTGCCGCCGGTGTGGTTGGGGCCGATGTAGCCGTAGAAGTGGACCGCGTACACGACCTTGTGGGACTCCACCAGGGTGGTGGACAGCCGCTTGATCGGCTCCAGCATCGGGCGCTCGTGCCAGGTCAGGTCGGTGGGGATGCCCATCCAGTTGACGCCCTCGACCATGATCAGCAGATCCGGATTGCCCTTGGTGAGGATGGCGTCGCCGGCTTCCTGCGCGGCGTCGGCCCAGTCGTGGCTGTCGCCCTGGCCCCAGTTGGGGTTGTCCCAGGTGTCGCGGCGCACCTCGTTGCGCAGGTCGGCGCCGATGACACCGGGATCATTGCGATACCGGGAGGTCATGAACACCCAGTCGTTGATCCAATCGTCCCAGGACTGGCCCGAGTTCCAGCGCTCGTTGCCGTCCACGCCACAGCACCAGCGGGTGGTCGTGGTGTGGTTGTTGAGGATGACGCCGAGTCCGGCCGAGGTGAGGGCGGCGACGGCCCGGTCGTACACCTCGATCGGGCGCAGTCCGTTGAGTTCCGGATTGGCGGTCAGGCCCTGCACCGGTCGGGTGTCGGAGATCATCTCGTTCGAGAAGGGCAGGCGAATGCTGTTGAGCCCCAGCGCCTTGAAGTCGCCGACCAGCTTGGCCATCTGCACCCGGTCCAGTCCCAGCGGGGCCCGGTGCCCGTTCTCCTCGGCGAAGTTGTTGGCGGTGACCTCGTCATCGCCACTGCCGTTCCACGTGCCGCTGGAGCCGTGCCAGTTACCGGACTTCAGCTTCACCCGATTGCCGCCGGCGTCGACGATGTATCGCCCGCTGGTACTCAACGGACCCTTCAAACCACCGGGATCAGCCGTGGCGGGAGCGGTGCTGTGCATGAACGGAACCACCAACGTTCCGAGCAATAGCAGCACCGTGGCTAGCTTCCTCATACCGAATCCTCATCCTCGCGAGACCAATCCGATCGGTCGGCGCCAAGGAGGACCCGTGACCCGGGTCACTCCCGGCGGGCCGGTCGAGGAGAAACAGTAGATTCGGACACCCGATTTCTTAAACAACAAATATCCGGTGTTTGATCAGCGCTTCTTGTTAATCACTCCCACCTGCGGATGAATACAACCGCCGGGGTGCAGGACTGCTAGGTCGAGCGCCGGATGCACTTCAACGGCTGCTACCGGGGGCGCAGATGAAGGGACCCGCTCGAAGCAGGTCACAGATCACCAATTTGTGGATGTTCCAGTACATGTCACTCGATCCCTGGCTGACCGAGAACCCCACATCGCCGCCGAGCGCGCGTTCGAACGATCCGGTTTCGGCCACAACAGGCGCGACAGGTCCCGCGACGGGGCCTTCGGCAGCGGGCTGCAGGACCAGCGGCGCGGCGCCGGCGGTTCCGGCCGCAGCGGTGGTGATCAGACATCCGGCCATAGCGGCGAGAATGCGTTGGCTGGCAGCAGCTTTCATGGACGCTCCTCATGTTTCGTGATGTCGGTGCCACCCTACGCATGTCTGAAGCATCAGAGTTTCAAGTTTCTGCCCCTACTTCTGTGGTCGGCACTACAGGCGAGTGCACTGCCGCCAGGCCGGACCGCCCGGGTTGCGGCATGAGCCGACCGGAGTTGGGGCGGCACTATCGAGGGCTACCGGATCATGGCGCCGATTGTTTCGACTCGATCCGCCAGGGGGACG from Nocardia tengchongensis includes:
- the mraY gene encoding phospho-N-acetylmuramoyl-pentapeptide-transferase, producing MRQILFAVAIALTVSITLTPLLVRLFNRAKMGQEIRAEGPASHQAKRGTPTMGGIAIIAGMWAGYLGSHLIGLRYDAPGVTASGLLVLGLATAMGLVGFLDDFIKLYKQRNLGLTAKGKYIGQFGAAIVFGILALRFPDSTGLTPASRHISIIRDLSWLSLVPVLFVLWACFLVAAWSNAVNITDGLDGLAAGSMALTLGAYVLITFWQYLNACTTRPGAGCYTVRDPLDLALICAATAAACVGFLWWNAAPAKIFMGDTGSLALGGLLAGLSITTRTELLMVVIGALFCAEILSVLLQILVFRKTGRRLFRIAPMHHHFELSSWPETTVSIRFWLLAGLSAAAGLMLFYGEHLSVTG
- a CDS encoding glycoside hydrolase family 5 protein, whose product is MRKLATVLLLLGTLVVPFMHSTAPATADPGGLKGPLSTSGRYIVDAGGNRVKLKSGNWHGSSGTWNGSGDDEVTANNFAEENGHRAPLGLDRVQMAKLVGDFKALGLNSIRLPFSNEMISDTRPVQGLTANPELNGLRPIEVYDRAVAALTSAGLGVILNNHTTTTRWCCGVDGNERWNSGQSWDDWINDWVFMTSRYRNDPGVIGADLRNEVRRDTWDNPNWGQGDSHDWADAAQEAGDAILTKGNPDLLIMVEGVNWMGIPTDLTWHERPMLEPIKRLSTTLVESHKVVYAVHFYGYIGPNHTGGTGIGGGETHDPRFRDMSRTDLFKSMDDRAGYVATTADKHFTAPVWVSEFGVGKSDAGDLDKTWFKNMVDYLIERDLDFAYWPIIGYQQNDKGNSWGLLRYDTTGGLRKITDADDWRGTHFSRLMAANGFTGKVSPSRTWSMLQGIHEDDNRSIRAAADWDGGAHKMVCPDGQRLFGVSDRGQGGLCGDATLGDLWQPGTSAVKVSSEKVSTDWAGGFTKYQCTEGQFMIGYSLRGDAMSGILCAPGRVPLAGAGRTLWFDKGDNRPASGEGGDWANSYYKGQCNANEYVAGIAFSGNNNRGNRPQALYCRTLP